One window from the genome of Microcebus murinus isolate Inina chromosome X, M.murinus_Inina_mat1.0, whole genome shotgun sequence encodes:
- the LOC105855576 gene encoding melanoma-associated antigen B16-like, translated as MPKDQESPQCRQDQPIETQSETQGLENAQVSKAVEETSPSSPNPLMPDHLMEAPAAKMLSTPEGPQGFCSPASAVAATSSSIPDESSSSEEEEKSPSTSQATAAPENMPTDALNEKVALLVNFMLLKYQMKEPITKAEMLKVVMQDDEDHFPEILLRASDRMEIVFGLDVKEVDPISYRYGLFIKLGLTYDGMLSVEEGVPKTGLLILILGAIFMKGNRATEEEVWEMLNVMGVYPGRKHFIFGEPREFFTKELVKENYLEYRQVPNSDPAQYEFLWGPRAHAETRKMKVLEFVAKVHGTDPSSFPSQYEEALRDEEERAQARISVRAGSTSMATESSSATSGSFSQT; from the coding sequence ATGCCTAAGGATCAGGAAAGTCCACAATGCAGACAGGATCAGCCCATTGAGACCCAGAGTGAGACCCAGGGCCTGGAAAATGCCCAGGTGTCCAAGGCTGTGGAGGagacctctccttcctcccccaatCCTTTAATGCCAGACCACCTGATGGAGGCTCCTGCTGCCAAGATGCTGAGCACTCCTGAGGGTCCTCAGGGTTTCTGCTCCCCTGCCAGTGCTGTCGCAGCCACCTCATCAAGCATACCTGATGAGAGCTCTAGTagtgaagaagaggaaaagagtcCAAGCACCTCACAAGCTACGGCAGCCCCCGAAAATATGCCCACTGATGCTCTCAATGAGAAAGTGGCTCTTTTGGTGAATTTCATGCTGCTCAAATATCAAATGAAAGAGCCAATAACAAAGGCAGAGATGTTGAAGGTTGTCATGCAAGATGATGAAGACCACTTTCCTGAGATCCTCCTGAGAGCCTCTGACCGCATGGAAATAGTCTTCGGCCTTGATGTGAAGGAAGTAGACCCCATCAGCTACCGCTATGGCCTCTTCATCAAGCTGGGCCTCACCTATGATGGGATGCTGAGTGTTGAAGAGGGTGTGCCCAAGACCGGCCTCCTGATCCTGATCCTGGGTGCGATCTTCATGAAGGGCAACCGTGCCACTGAAGAGGAAGTCTGGGAAATGCTGAATGTGATGGGGGTATATCCCGGGAGGAAGCACTTCATCTTTGGAGAGCCCAGGGAGTTCTTCACCAAAGAGTTGGTGAAGGAAAACTACCTGGAGTACCGCCAGGTGCCCAACAGTGATCCTGCACAGTATGAATTCCTGTGGGGCCCAAGAGCCCATGCTGAAACCAGAAAGATGAAAGTCCTGGAGTTTGTGGCCAAGGTTCATGGAACTGACCCAAGTTCTTTCCCTTCTCAGTATGAGGAGGCTCTGCgagatgaagaagaaagagctCAAGCGAGAATTTCAGTTAGGGCTGGCTCTACTTCCATGGCCACTGAGAGCTCCAGTGCCACGTCTGGCAGCTTCTCCCAAACCTAG